Proteins from one Romboutsia sp. CE17 genomic window:
- a CDS encoding GtrA family protein: MDLKKYKESILYLVFGGLTFLVNMITYVLFTRVVKADVLVSNCIAWIVAVLFAYVTNKFFVFESRETDLKYILKEFRAFVSCRIFSGVVELVIIFVMATLMGINDLFVKIVTNVVVIVLNFIFSKLIIFKKKDISINNKRDDFTYN; encoded by the coding sequence GTGGATTTAAAAAAATATAAAGAAAGCATACTTTATTTAGTGTTTGGTGGTTTAACTTTTCTTGTAAATATGATTACATATGTACTTTTTACTAGAGTAGTTAAAGCCGATGTTTTAGTATCAAATTGTATTGCTTGGATTGTAGCGGTTTTATTTGCTTACGTGACAAATAAATTTTTTGTTTTTGAAAGTAGAGAAACTGATTTAAAATATATATTAAAAGAATTTAGAGCCTTTGTAAGTTGTAGAATTTTTTCTGGAGTAGTGGAATTAGTTATAATATTTGTAATGGCAACTTTAATGGGAATAAACGATTTATTTGTAAAGATAGTAACTAATGTAGTTGTTATTGTTTTAAACTTTATATTTAGTAAATTAATTATATTTAAAAAAAAGGATATAAGTATAAATAATAAGAGAGATGATTTTACTTATAATTAA
- a CDS encoding DUF4097 family beta strand repeat-containing protein codes for MNKKLSVFAIILIIVGLIGTIWSGINTMPYFMREISKAEQEAIKEETIYNESIEDTKKLTIYTTESNVTVKKNNENKIKVNKLGNVDYARYDVSNNDNNLSISEVESNKNYEFKILDFKELFNLGIKSLVSINNSGLIVYIPENVDLEVVTLYGNLNIDDNLSLNSILFKTSSGAISLPKKIKNIDKLQILSSSNIYLEVTELLGINSLDIECEYLNIYSNESYSFIENIEDYIPDNININQYNGNEYEGTIHISSNIPISKNLSINSANNHVYLDLPIESYKFNFDAKTSDYIELNYDLLYENTVPEKIKQIKGLINKDLEKMEKEYNINVKCRHLEIQ; via the coding sequence ATGAATAAAAAACTTTCCGTATTTGCAATAATTTTAATAATAGTTGGATTAATTGGTACCATTTGGTCGGGAATAAATACAATGCCATATTTTATGAGGGAAATATCAAAAGCAGAGCAAGAAGCTATCAAAGAAGAAACTATATATAATGAAAGTATTGAAGATACTAAAAAGCTTACAATATATACAACAGAAAGTAATGTAACAGTTAAAAAGAATAATGAAAATAAAATAAAAGTAAATAAGCTTGGAAACGTTGATTATGCAAGATATGATGTTTCAAATAATGATAATAATTTAAGCATAAGTGAGGTTGAAAGTAATAAAAATTATGAATTTAAAATATTAGATTTTAAAGAGTTATTCAACTTAGGAATAAAATCTTTAGTTTCTATAAACAATTCTGGTTTAATAGTTTACATACCAGAAAATGTAGATTTAGAAGTAGTTACCCTTTATGGGAATTTAAATATAGACGATAACTTAAGTTTAAATAGTATATTATTTAAAACATCTAGTGGAGCAATATCTTTACCTAAGAAAATTAAAAATATAGATAAATTACAAATATTAAGTTCTAGCAATATTTATTTAGAGGTTACTGAACTTTTGGGAATAAATAGTTTAGATATAGAGTGTGAATACTTAAATATATATTCAAATGAAAGTTATAGCTTTATTGAAAATATAGAGGATTATATACCTGATAATATAAATATTAATCAATATAATGGCAATGAATATGAAGGTACTATACATATAAGTAGCAATATTCCAATATCTAAAAATTTAAGTATAAATTCTGCAAATAATCATGTATACTTGGATTTACCAATAGAAAGTTATAAGTTTAATTTTGATGCTAAGACATCAGATTATATAGAATTAAATTATGACTTATTATATGAAAATACAGTTCCAGAGAAAATTAAGCAAATTAAAGGTCTTATAAATAAAGATTTAGAAAAAATGGAAAAAGAATATAATATAAATGTGAAATGTAGACATCTTGAAATACAATAA
- a CDS encoding DUF1700 domain-containing protein, whose amino-acid sequence MNKNEFLEILKDYLRKDFSDDEVNDILRDYEEYFVDGLIEGKSDMEIISALGSPKAIAKELISQIKEKDESKQLKNNKTINHFSDEYKKLKIKAKDKFSKGKSYISEKLTPDLYKKNSKLSTRAIKIVLFLLSLFLLIPAFTFIVTMVCIGITLATSLIGFVVAMPFIIKFVWAVPEITSVVVFASIFIIGCEIIIWQIYLFFIRFFRRLYKQYINWLKTRNIYINASEKKDKNENNDNWEGEDDYE is encoded by the coding sequence TTGAATAAAAATGAATTTTTAGAAATACTAAAAGACTATCTAAGAAAAGATTTTTCAGATGATGAAGTTAATGATATATTGAGAGACTATGAAGAATATTTTGTAGATGGATTGATTGAGGGAAAAAGTGATATGGAAATAATATCAGCATTAGGATCTCCAAAAGCTATAGCAAAAGAGCTAATATCTCAAATAAAAGAAAAAGATGAAAGTAAGCAGCTTAAAAATAACAAGACTATAAACCATTTTAGTGATGAATATAAAAAGTTAAAAATTAAGGCTAAGGATAAGTTTAGTAAGGGAAAGAGCTATATAAGTGAAAAGCTTACTCCTGATTTATACAAGAAAAATTCGAAATTATCTACAAGAGCTATAAAAATAGTACTATTTTTATTATCTTTATTTTTATTAATACCAGCGTTTACTTTTATAGTAACTATGGTATGTATAGGTATTACCCTAGCTACATCTTTAATAGGTTTTGTAGTTGCAATGCCTTTTATTATTAAGTTTGTATGGGCAGTACCTGAAATAACATCAGTAGTAGTATTTGCATCAATATTTATAATAGGATGTGAAATTATTATATGGCAGATATATTTATTTTTTATAAGATTCTTTAGAAGATTATACAAACAATATATAAATTGGCTAAAAACAAGAAATATATATATAAATGCAAGTGAAAAAAAAGATAAGAACGAAAACAATGATAATTGGGAAGGAGAAGATGATTATGAATAA
- a CDS encoding PadR family transcriptional regulator, producing MNTQFRKGVLEICVLALISKKDMYGYEIVQNISKVIDVNEGTIYPILRRLTKDEYFETYILESNEGPARKYYKITPAGRGNLDKLMKEWKEFVGAVNIILNEY from the coding sequence ATGAATACCCAATTTAGAAAAGGCGTTTTAGAAATATGTGTACTAGCTTTAATATCTAAGAAGGATATGTACGGATATGAAATTGTTCAAAATATTTCTAAAGTTATAGATGTTAATGAAGGAACTATATATCCAATACTAAGAAGACTTACAAAGGATGAATACTTTGAAACTTATATATTAGAATCTAACGAAGGTCCAGCTAGAAAATACTATAAAATAACACCTGCAGGTAGAGGAAATCTAGATAAATTAATGAAAGAATGGAAAGAGTTTGTAGGTGCGGTAAATATTATACTAAATGAATATTAA
- a CDS encoding M42 family metallopeptidase: MNKKLLYKYIKELLSIPSPSGYTDQIEKYIIEVLEDLNIKYKISNKGNIIVTINGEDNENATTFSAHVDTLGALVKEIKDNGRLTISLIGDYVVSSVEGENCIIHTRSNKTYEGTLQNIMPSIHVYGEESKEIERSVENYEIIIDEEVFSKEDVKSLGINIGDIISFDTKIKITDSGFIKGRYLDDKVAVAAVLYIINYIKLNEINLKNTIHFLFSNYEEVCHGASSFIPDNTKNFIAIDFGCIGEHQNSTEYDVSICSKDSNGPYDYELLNDIINICDDNNISYKIDVYDNYGSDAITAIKAGLDAKFALIGPGIYASHAYERTNIKSIEETIRLIIKYISK, translated from the coding sequence ATGAATAAAAAATTATTATATAAGTATATAAAAGAGTTATTAAGTATTCCTAGTCCTTCTGGATATACTGACCAAATTGAAAAGTACATAATAGAAGTATTAGAAGATCTAAATATAAAATATAAAATTAGCAATAAAGGCAATATCATAGTAACTATAAACGGAGAAGACAATGAAAATGCAACTACATTTTCAGCACATGTAGATACTTTAGGAGCATTAGTAAAAGAAATTAAAGATAATGGGAGATTAACTATTAGTTTAATTGGAGACTATGTAGTAAGTTCTGTAGAGGGTGAAAATTGTATAATACACACTAGGAGCAATAAAACTTATGAGGGGACTTTACAAAATATAATGCCTTCTATTCATGTATATGGAGAGGAATCAAAAGAAATTGAAAGAAGTGTAGAAAATTACGAAATAATAATAGATGAAGAAGTTTTTTCTAAAGAAGATGTCAAAAGTTTAGGTATAAATATTGGAGATATAATTTCCTTTGATACAAAGATAAAAATAACTGATTCAGGATTTATTAAAGGAAGGTACTTAGATGATAAAGTAGCTGTAGCAGCAGTTTTATATATAATTAATTATATAAAATTAAATGAAATAAATCTAAAAAATACTATTCATTTTTTATTTAGTAATTATGAAGAAGTATGCCATGGAGCATCATCATTTATACCTGATAACACAAAAAATTTTATTGCCATTGACTTTGGGTGTATTGGAGAACATCAAAATTCTACTGAATATGATGTTAGTATATGTAGTAAAGATTCTAATGGACCATATGACTATGAGCTTTTAAATGATATTATTAATATATGTGATGATAATAACATTAGTTATAAGATAGATGTGTATGATAATTATGGATCGGATGCTATTACTGCAATAAAAGCAGGTTTAGATGCTAAGTTTGCTTTAATAGGACCAGGAATATACGCATCTCATGCTTATGAGAGAACTAATATAAAATCTATTGAAGAAACGATAAGATTAATTATTAAATATATAAGTAAATAA